From the genome of Candidatus Defluviilinea proxima:
GCTGGTGGTGTGCTTTCCAAGTTTTTTAAGCAGGTCGGTGTGTTCATCAAAACCGCCCATCATGTATAAGGTCAGGCTTTGTTTGCGGGGCGAGAAACCCGTCAACATCCAGTCGCCTTCGCGTCCGCTTTTGCCTTTGTAGTGATAACTGCCAAAGCCCACGATGGTCGCACCCCACATCTTCGGCTCCTCTTTGGTGACCTGTTTCATCATCTTGAGGATCTCGAAACAGTCATTCCGTTTCACCTCGTCCGCGACACTGTTGAGGAGCTTTGTCACACTAGCTTTGTTCACCTTGGTCTTGAGTTCAGCTTTTGCCACGTCAACCTCCAAATCTTGGGTATGTCCTAAGCGATGTCACAATTATATATGTTTCGCCCGTCAAATTTTGCAGACCGTTTTGATGGCGATGGAACAGTCGCTGGTTGTGGATTGCTCATGTGGGGATGATGTTTGGTGACCTAGACGGTAAGCTCTAAGCGATTCCCTTCGGGGTCGAGGATCACGCTTTCGTAGTAACCGTCACCGGTTCGGCGCGGACCGTCAAGCACTGGTACACCCTGGGCTTTTAACTCCGCTGTTAGTTTATCCACGGCAGATTCAGATCCGAGAGAAACGGCTATGTGCGTAAGTCCCATTCGCTGGGCACCATCGGGCAGTTGAATGGGTGACAGGGTGGTGGTTGTCATCGCTTCGATCCGCGCACCCGTTGAGAATGATAGAAAGCGGGAACGAAAACCATTGGCTGGGTTTTCGTACAAGGGACCAACGGAAGCGCCAAAATTGTGCTCATAAAAAGCACAGAACGCATCCAGGTCATATACCCAAAAGGCAATATGTTCGATGTTGATCATAAACTCTAATATCCAAAATTATAGGACCAGCTGAACAAAAGGACAACGAGGTTTGGATGAAAATACAACAATCGGTGGTTAGGGGTTATTAGCCTTGACGGATGAACTCCATCGACCAGTTTGTTTCCCAAGTGCTGCCATTGTCTGGCGAGAATGCCTGTTCCCATCGTAGGTGATCAGGTGACAAAACGGACCAGGTAAAGCGTACTTTGATCGCGACACCCCGAAGAACATCATCGGCAAGAAATATGCCAACCCCGTCTGAGAAGCGTCCAACAACAGGTGTGTCAATGGCGTGAGGAAACCTTCCGTCCAGCCACCAGATTGACCAAAGTCCATTGTCTGAATTGTAGGAACGAAGCGCAATCGCCCGAACCTGTCCGTCTGGCAGGAAGAGTTGATTGTCTTCGATATTACCAAAGCCGCCAAGTATTTTTTGAGTGCACGACAAACCGTCGAATTCAATCCATTCGTTGCAGTTGTTCAGCCTTTCCTTTAGTTTGCGGTGCTTCACAGACCAGGTGCCGATTTCAAAGTCGAAGTCCGATGGTGCGTTATTTTCTAATGAAAGAAGCATAATTCTCCTAAACTGCATAAATATGTGGGCGAATTGTGTGTGTAAGACTCAAGATTAAGTCTTATATCTCAGAGATTACACAATATTATTAAAAGGAACTGTTTTTCTGGGAACAGGACAATCGGTGGTTATATAAAATCTTTCACTTCTTATAATGTAACGCCACAACTCCCGAACCAAACGTTTTTTGCCCGATAAGTTTCAACGTGCGATCCTTGACCGCTCCGAACAAGCGCGGACCTCTTCCCGCAATAATGGGGTGAACGACAAAGTGATACTCGTCGATCAGATCCCATTCTGCAACTTGCGATGCGATGCTCAGGCTGCCAATGGCAATATTTTTCCCTGGCTGTCCTTTTAACTTCATGATCTCTTCTCGCAGATTGCCGTGAAGGAGCATCGTGTTGTTCCACTCTACGCTCTTCAACGTCGTTGAAAAGACGATCTTCGGCATGGCATCGTATATGCGGGCGAATTCGTTGATCGCTTTTGATTCCGATCCGTTCACTGCGACATCGTGCCAATATGGATACATCAAGTTGTAAGTGTTGCGTCCGAAAATGTCAACGCCTGTCTCGCGCAAGAGCCCAGTGAAGTACTCATGCAATTCGTCATCGGCGATCCCCGTTTCATGTCCACAGTAGCCGTCTATCGTGATGTTGATCGCAAAAACAACTTTTCTCATGGGTTGGTCCGACATTATTTTGCTCCTTGAAAATAGGACAATCGGTGGTTAAGTATTTATAAAAATTTGGGCGGCCGTTTTTCGATGAATGCGGCAACGCCTTCTTTATGCTCTGCGCTCTTGCCTGCGATTTCCTGAATGTGCCCCTCGTAATCAAGTACATCTTCCAGGTTTGGCAACATGGCTTTGTTGAAGGCACGCTTTGTCAGCCCAAACGCGCCGATGGGTGCTTTCGTCATGGCGCGCGCTACTTCATGAATTGTTTTGTGAAGGTCATCGAATGGAATAACTTGATTCACCATGCCCCAATCTATTGCCTGTTGTGCGGTGATCTGCGCATTGGAAAGATAATATTCCATGGCGCGACCCAGACCGATCAACGCAGGCAGTAATACCGTCACTGCCGAGTCGGGGATGAGCGCAATGCCGCCGAATCCCACCACGAATCGGGCTGTATCCGCCGCGATGCGCAGATCACAGGCGAGGGCGATTCCCAACGACGCGCCCGCACACATCCCATTGACGGCGGCGATGACTGGTTTTTCGATCTGGCGGATCTGCAAAATGAGCGGATTGTAGGTCTTGAGCAAATGCTCGCGATATGAGATCGACTCGCCCTCGGTTCTCATCTCTGTGATATCCTGCCCAGCCCCGAAGATATGTCCACTGCCTGTCAGCACCACCACACGCACTTGCTTGTCCTCTGCGGCTTGCCTGAAAGCGGATTGCAACTCACCGATCAGTTCGAGGTTATACGCGTTCGCTTTGGGGCGATCCACGGTGAGAGTCAATACGTTCGCATTCAAGTCTGTTCGTAAAAACGGCATGAGAACCTCCTATGGATTCCATTTTAGAACTACGTCGATATGATCATCGGTGGGGATGGGTTGGTCCGTGAGGATACTATTACGCATCCGCTATATGCTTGATCTGGTTTACATGACTTCGCTCATGGAGGACAAGTCGCCTCGCATACGAGAACACGGTTGAGTTGAGTGGCTTCCCCGCGCCTGTCACAGTCGCTGAACGGGACCAGCTTTTGTGGGGCAAAGCGTTCAAGGCGGCTAAAAGTTTTGTCCGCTGTTTGGTGAAAGCCTGCAAGGATGTTCGAAATGGCTGTTCAGGATAGTCCGCTTGTTTGATCCATGTTCGTGGGCTGATCGCCTTGATGGTTGGCTGGTCGTGCGCGATGATCGTTTCCATGGCGTTGCCCCACACATCGGAACAGGAACGCAGATGCGCGAGTATGTCATTGATGGACCACTCACCTTGCTCTGGAGACGTGTGTAATTGATCCGATTTCAAGTCCGCGGTGTATTCGGCGATTTGTATCGGATGCTTTGTCAGCAGATCGAGAATCTGTTCGATAGTGAGTAGCGACTTGGACATGGAGCATATACCTCTAAGAGACTGTTTCTTAACTTCTTTTTTGGACACGGATGCCACGAAAAAGAGCTTTAAAAAATTGTCTTTTTCCGTATGTTCCGTGAAATCCGTGTACAAAAGAACGAAATTCAAGACTTAAGAAACACTCGCTAAGAAAAGATCAGGATTTTTGCTTAAGCATTCTTATTGAGGGCCGTGGTGAAATCGAAATTGCCCGGCGATTGACCATAACTGGTCAACAACATGGCGGCTTCACTGCGGTGTTGTGTGGCATGGATGATGAGATCGATAAGGATGTGCCACACAAAACGTTCGCGTATCGCGCCGGGGATGACATAACGGATTGTGCTGTTCAACGTTTCATCGGTCAATGTGTTGAGATAGGCACGCATCTCCTGTTGTTCTACCATCCAGCGCTCTTGCAACGCGGCGAAGGTCGGAATGGCATCTTCGTGAAGCTCAGTTGCATCGTACGCCGCATCGTTTGCCAAAGGTTCCTGATAATACCCTTGAAGCGTGATCCGCTGTTGCCAGATGTTATCCAGTATGTGGACCATCGTGGCGCGCAAACTTCCATGCCCATAGGGGTTCGGGGCGGCGTATTGCTCCGGGCTCACTTTGGCGCAAGTTGTCAGGAGGCGTGTGTCAGCCCAGTCATTGTAATCGTACAGTAGTTTGATTTCATCAACTTTCATCGTAGCGTCTCCGTTAAGGGAATAACATGTAGATACAGGGAAGACAATCAGTGT
Proteins encoded in this window:
- a CDS encoding enoyl-CoA hydratase/isomerase family protein, giving the protein MPFLRTDLNANVLTLTVDRPKANAYNLELIGELQSAFRQAAEDKQVRVVVLTGSGHIFGAGQDITEMRTEGESISYREHLLKTYNPLILQIRQIEKPVIAAVNGMCAGASLGIALACDLRIAADTARFVVGFGGIALIPDSAVTVLLPALIGLGRAMEYYLSNAQITAQQAIDWGMVNQVIPFDDLHKTIHEVARAMTKAPIGAFGLTKRAFNKAMLPNLEDVLDYEGHIQEIAGKSAEHKEGVAAFIEKRPPKFL
- a CDS encoding VOC family protein; this encodes MNIEHIAFWVYDLDAFCAFYEHNFGASVGPLYENPANGFRSRFLSFSTGARIEAMTTTTLSPIQLPDGAQRMGLTHIAVSLGSESAVDKLTAELKAQGVPVLDGPRRTGDGYYESVILDPEGNRLELTV
- a CDS encoding DinB family protein — encoded protein: MKVDEIKLLYDYNDWADTRLLTTCAKVSPEQYAAPNPYGHGSLRATMVHILDNIWQQRITLQGYYQEPLANDAAYDATELHEDAIPTFAALQERWMVEQQEMRAYLNTLTDETLNSTIRYVIPGAIRERFVWHILIDLIIHATQHRSEAAMLLTSYGQSPGNFDFTTALNKNA
- a CDS encoding dihydrofolate reductase family protein — its product is MRKVVFAINITIDGYCGHETGIADDELHEYFTGLLRETGVDIFGRNTYNLMYPYWHDVAVNGSESKAINEFARIYDAMPKIVFSTTLKSVEWNNTMLLHGNLREEIMKLKGQPGKNIAIGSLSIASQVAEWDLIDEYHFVVHPIIAGRGPRLFGAVKDRTLKLIGQKTFGSGVVALHYKK
- a CDS encoding DUF1579 domain-containing protein, giving the protein MLLSLENNAPSDFDFEIGTWSVKHRKLKERLNNCNEWIEFDGLSCTQKILGGFGNIEDNQLFLPDGQVRAIALRSYNSDNGLWSIWWLDGRFPHAIDTPVVGRFSDGVGIFLADDVLRGVAIKVRFTWSVLSPDHLRWEQAFSPDNGSTWETNWSMEFIRQG
- a CDS encoding DinB family protein, which produces MSKSLLTIEQILDLLTKHPIQIAEYTADLKSDQLHTSPEQGEWSINDILAHLRSCSDVWGNAMETIIAHDQPTIKAISPRTWIKQADYPEQPFRTSLQAFTKQRTKLLAALNALPHKSWSRSATVTGAGKPLNSTVFSYARRLVLHERSHVNQIKHIADA
- a CDS encoding DUF1801 domain-containing protein; translated protein: MAKAELKTKVNKASVTKLLNSVADEVKRNDCFEILKMMKQVTKEEPKMWGATIVGFGSYHYKGKSGREGDWMLTGFSPRKQSLTLYMMGGFDEHTDLLKKLGKHTTSVGCLYIKKLDDVDKKVLKQLVTASVKRMKQLSK